A single genomic interval of Nonomuraea rubra harbors:
- a CDS encoding protease inhibitor I9 family protein, with protein MPRRLGLPSVYLAAAVATAAATAAPLAMTPAAGLALHPDHPEPARPYIVTARDRKAARDLVGEVRWRVRRYYTSALPGFATFLTASELDELRADTRVRTIEPDRQIHPMAVRAPGRPPSVRASGAGTTMYVLDSGVAIRRAGLRDRAWRAFDATGGTGRACGGHGTRVAARAHDVAPEAGIASVRVLGCGGSGTLADMLAGLDWIHRHARGPSVALLPTDGADSPALARSARSLVRSGVFVIGAANGAACRLTPDGRAFSAHAPYLAGAAARHLERHPDADPATLSAWLDCTAARGAIRQNPSRPNNLLVRNGGL; from the coding sequence GTGCCCCGACGACTCGGCCTGCCCTCCGTGTACCTCGCCGCGGCCGTGGCAACGGCCGCGGCGACCGCCGCCCCTCTCGCCATGACACCCGCCGCGGGACTCGCCCTGCACCCCGACCATCCGGAGCCCGCCCGGCCCTACATCGTCACCGCGCGCGACCGGAAGGCCGCCCGCGACCTCGTCGGCGAGGTGCGCTGGCGGGTGCGCCGCTACTACACCTCGGCGCTGCCGGGGTTCGCCACCTTCCTCACCGCCTCCGAGCTGGACGAGCTGCGCGCCGACACGCGAGTACGCACCATCGAGCCGGACCGCCAGATCCACCCCATGGCGGTGCGCGCTCCCGGCCGCCCGCCCTCGGTGCGGGCGAGCGGCGCGGGAACCACCATGTACGTCCTGGACAGCGGCGTCGCGATCCGCCGCGCCGGGCTCCGCGACCGGGCCTGGCGCGCCTTCGACGCCACCGGCGGCACCGGGCGCGCCTGCGGCGGCCACGGCACGCGCGTCGCCGCCCGCGCCCACGACGTGGCCCCGGAGGCGGGCATCGCGTCCGTACGGGTGCTCGGCTGCGGCGGCTCCGGCACGCTGGCCGACATGCTGGCGGGGCTCGACTGGATCCACCGGCACGCCCGCGGGCCCTCCGTGGCGCTCCTGCCGACCGACGGCGCCGACTCCCCCGCCCTCGCCAGATCCGCGCGTTCGCTCGTACGCTCGGGCGTGTTCGTCATCGGCGCCGCCAACGGCGCCGCCTGCCGGCTCACCCCGGACGGCCGGGCGTTCTCCGCCCACGCCCCGTACCTCGCCGGAGCCGCCGCCCGCCACCTCGAACGTCATCCGGACGCCGACCCCGCCACCCTGTCCGCCTGGCTGGACTGCACCGCGGCCCGGGGCGCGATTCGCCAGAACCCGTCGAGGCCAAATAACCTCCTGGTACGCAACGGCGGGCTCTAG
- a CDS encoding polysaccharide deacetylase family protein translates to MTLAPAPAFAQAPKKEPVDCEQVKCIALTFDDGPGKYAGTLLDTLKKYDAKATFFLEGQYVKSRPQYVKRMVAEGHELGNHSYSHPDFTKSEAWTIRSEIQKTQDAVKKAAGVEPKLLRPPYGMADLQVSDIAAEFGMPMILWTAGSQDWSTKNVDAIQKQTLAVAKPNSIILMHDWVKQTVDGMPSLIKTLQNKGYHLVTVSDVVKKENLEPGDIFPVPEGWEK, encoded by the coding sequence GTGACCCTTGCTCCGGCGCCCGCCTTCGCGCAGGCTCCGAAGAAGGAGCCCGTGGATTGCGAGCAGGTCAAGTGCATCGCGCTGACCTTCGACGACGGGCCGGGCAAGTATGCGGGCACGCTGCTCGACACGCTCAAGAAGTACGACGCGAAGGCGACGTTCTTCCTTGAGGGCCAGTACGTGAAGAGCCGCCCGCAGTACGTCAAGCGCATGGTCGCCGAGGGCCACGAGCTCGGCAACCACAGCTACAGCCACCCCGACTTCACCAAGAGTGAGGCGTGGACGATCCGGAGCGAGATCCAGAAGACCCAGGACGCGGTGAAGAAGGCGGCGGGGGTCGAGCCCAAGCTGCTGCGCCCGCCGTACGGGATGGCCGACCTCCAGGTGTCCGACATCGCCGCGGAGTTCGGCATGCCGATGATCCTGTGGACCGCCGGTTCCCAGGACTGGAGCACCAAGAACGTCGACGCCATCCAGAAGCAGACCCTGGCCGTGGCCAAGCCGAACTCGATCATCCTCATGCACGACTGGGTGAAGCAGACGGTCGACGGCATGCCCTCGCTCATCAAGACCCTGCAGAACAAGGGCTACCACCTCGTCACGGTCTCCGACGTGGTCAAGAAGGAGAACCTGGAGCCCGGCGACATCTTCCCCGTTCCCGAAGGCTGGGAGAAGTGA
- a CDS encoding D-arabinono-1,4-lactone oxidase, with protein MAFVNWARNQSGTPAEVRSPSSAEDVVRAVRDAAASGRRLRMVGTGHSFTGVALTDGIMLRPGALTGIRTWADDRVTVLAGTPLRVLNELLARRGLALANMGDITEQTVAGAIQTGTHGTGRDSGGLADQVTELELVLADGTVATALPGEDLFDAARVGLGALGVLTAVTLRVEPAFLLHNRRRRLPLGDILGTLDELTTANEHLDFFWLPHTDACLVKTNNRSPGPASPPGAFRRWLDTVFLENTLFGAACALGARLPALIPRINQLSAAALGDSESVDASYRAFTARRDVRFLEMEYAVPRDRLAQALRETRDLVERMDWKITFPVEVRVTPPSDAWLSTAYGRPSAYVACHLYRPTPNPAYFEGVEDIMTRLDGRPHWGKLHTRDAAYLAKVYPRFTDFVALRDRLDPGRLFANAYLDTVLGA; from the coding sequence GTGGCCTTCGTGAACTGGGCGCGCAACCAGTCGGGCACCCCCGCCGAGGTGCGCTCCCCGTCCTCCGCGGAGGACGTCGTACGCGCCGTGCGCGACGCCGCCGCCTCCGGGCGGCGGCTCCGCATGGTCGGCACGGGGCACTCCTTCACCGGAGTGGCACTCACCGACGGCATCATGCTCCGCCCCGGCGCGCTCACCGGGATCAGGACCTGGGCGGACGACCGCGTCACCGTCCTGGCCGGCACGCCCCTGCGGGTGCTGAACGAGCTGCTCGCCCGGCGCGGCCTGGCCCTGGCGAACATGGGCGACATCACCGAGCAGACCGTCGCGGGCGCCATCCAGACCGGCACCCACGGCACCGGCCGCGACAGCGGCGGCCTCGCCGACCAGGTCACCGAGCTGGAGCTGGTGCTGGCCGACGGCACCGTGGCCACCGCCCTGCCGGGCGAGGACCTGTTCGACGCGGCCCGGGTGGGGCTGGGCGCCCTCGGCGTACTGACGGCCGTCACCCTGCGCGTGGAACCCGCGTTCCTGCTGCACAACCGGCGGCGCAGGCTCCCGCTCGGCGACATCCTCGGCACGCTCGACGAGCTGACCACCGCCAACGAGCACCTCGACTTCTTCTGGCTGCCGCACACCGACGCCTGCCTGGTCAAGACCAACAACCGCAGCCCCGGCCCCGCCAGCCCGCCCGGCGCGTTCCGCCGCTGGCTCGACACCGTCTTCCTGGAGAACACCCTCTTCGGCGCGGCCTGCGCCCTCGGTGCCCGGCTGCCCGCGCTGATCCCGCGGATCAACCAGCTCAGCGCGGCCGCGCTCGGGGACTCCGAGTCGGTGGACGCGTCGTACAGGGCGTTCACCGCGCGGCGGGACGTGCGCTTCCTGGAGATGGAGTACGCCGTGCCGCGCGACCGCCTGGCCCAGGCCCTGCGCGAGACGCGCGACCTGGTCGAGCGGATGGACTGGAAGATCACCTTCCCCGTGGAGGTGCGGGTGACGCCGCCCAGCGACGCGTGGCTGTCCACCGCGTACGGCCGGCCGTCGGCGTACGTCGCCTGCCACCTCTACCGCCCGACGCCGAACCCCGCCTACTTCGAGGGCGTCGAGGACATCATGACCCGCCTGGACGGCCGGCCCCACTGGGGCAAGCTGCACACCCGCGACGCCGCCTACCTCGCCAAGGTCTACCCCCGCTTCACCGACTTCGTCGCCCTGCGCGACCGCCTCGACCCCGGCCGCCTGTTCGCCAACGCCTACCTGGACACCGTGCTGGGCGCCTAG